From one Gemmobacter sp. genomic stretch:
- a CDS encoding arsenate reductase family protein yields the protein MALTFWHNPRCSTSRKALALLEDRGLHPQIRRYLEDPPSRDELVALALPARSLIRWKDAPDLPRDLDDAALLDHLAAHPRLIERPILIGPQGARIGRPPEAVLDAL from the coding sequence ATGGCTCTGACGTTCTGGCACAATCCGCGCTGCTCAACCTCGCGCAAGGCCTTGGCGCTGCTGGAGGATCGCGGCCTGCATCCGCAGATCCGCCGCTATCTGGAGGATCCGCCCAGCCGGGATGAGCTGGTTGCGCTGGCCCTGCCGGCCCGAAGCCTGATCCGCTGGAAAGATGCCCCCGACCTGCCGCGCGATCTGGATGACGCCGCCCTGCTCGACCATCTTGCCGCCCATCCCCGGCTGATCGAACGCCCGATCCTGATCGGGCCGCAGGGCGCCCGCATCGGCCGCCCGCCCGAGGCTGTCCTCGACGCGCTCTGA